One window of the Cryptomeria japonica chromosome 7, Sugi_1.0, whole genome shotgun sequence genome contains the following:
- the LOC131856321 gene encoding uncharacterized protein LOC131856321, translating into MQAEKDDWVPQRLAPVPWIRQESSDDATFKQWYDSLRAKDDGHLSLDDRKSDTDNPSKDNVNNPKNGSSMPFQLVPGAHTKEQLRYPDKISSHPSATKSSFHNESTSLLFPLLDKDDLQDKEVSEVQTDIFYSPLDNERSLSSMDGKSKKGLKRAKMLDLGKKVSTKLEEKRRHIEEKSRLIVDKMRGVEKNEATITRHGDKLLCEGEH; encoded by the exons ATGCAAGCAGAAAAAGATGACTGGGTTCCACAGAGACTTGCTCCTGTACCATGGATTCGGCAGGAGTCTAGTGATGATGCTACCTTCAAGCAATGGTATGATTCTTTGAGGGCAAAGGATGATGGACATTTATCATTGGATGATCGTAAGTCTGACACAGATAATCCTTCAAAGGACAATGTAAATAATCCAAAGAATGGATCTAGTATGCCATTTCAGCTTGTACCAGGTGCACATACTAAGGAACAACTGAGGTATCCTGACAAAATATCATCTCACCCTTCTGCTACAAAATCTTCGTTTCATAATGAAAGTACTAGTCTACTATTCCCACTATTAGATAAAGATGACTTACAAGATAAGGAAGTCTCAGAAGTACAGACTGATATCTTCTATTCTCCCCTTGACAACGAAAGATCACTTTCTTCCATGGATGGGAAGTCAAAGAAGGGTTTGAAGCGTGCAAAGATGTTAGACCTTGGAAAGAAAGTAAGCACCAAGCTTGAAGAGAAAAGGCGTCATATTGAAGAGAAAAGTCGCCTTATAGTTGACAAAAtgagaggagttgaaaagaatgaaG CTACAATTACCAGGCATGGCGACAAGCTTCTTTGTGAGGGTGAACACTGA